In Leuconostoc kimchii IMSNU 11154, the DNA window GAGACCATCTTATTTTCCATTTACTGAGCCTTCTGTCGAAGTTGACGTTTCGTGGAATGAGGTCACCCCAGACATGAAACCAGAGGATATTGAATGGATCGAGGTATTGGGCGCCGGTATGACACATCCAAATGTGTTAAGGATGGATGGCGTTGATCCTGAAAAATATTCTGCTTTCGCTTTTGGATTAGGACCAGATCGATTTGCTATGTTAAAGTATGGCGTGGATGACATTCGCCAATTCTATCTTAATGACATACGATTTTTATCACAATTTAATCAGAAAGGGAACTGAAAATGAAAACAAGTTTGACGTGGCTGAATGAATATCTAAATAACACCATTAATTTGGAACCAGCAGCTGTAGCGGATTTAGCAGAACAAGTGGAACGAACGAGTGTTGAAATTAATGAGAGCACAACGATTGCAAAGGGACAAGATGGTCTTATCGTGGCAAAAGTTATGCGGGTTCAACCTCACCCTGATTCTGATCATATGGTTATCGCACAAGTTAATGTTGGTACATCTGATCTCGTGCAGGTTGTTACCGGGGCACCTAATATTGCAGAAGGTCAATTAGTAATTTTGGCAACCGTTGGCGCGCATATTATCAAGCATGATACAGGTGAATTGATTACTTTAGAAAAAGTAACATTACGTGGTCAAGATTCCTATGGTATGTTAGTTGCTTTACAAGAAATTGGTTTCGACAACAAGATTGCACCTAAAAATTTTGAAGATGGTATACACATTTTTACTGCGCAAGATCATGTTAAACCAGGGGATGATGCGCTTGTAGTTTTGGGAATGAATGAACCTGTTTTAGATACAGATTTAACACCTAATCGTGCAGATATGTTATCGATGATTGGCACTGCCTACGAATTTGGGGCGATGCTCAAGCAAAAAGTCACGATACCTGATTTTGCTTTGGTGGAGTATGAGTCTTTGGCCAGTGAGCAAATAACCGTTAAATTGGATGATGACGCATTAGCACCTAAATACGCATTACGCGTGATAAACAATGTTACAGTGACAGATTCACCACTTTGGTTACAAAAACGTCTGTGGAACGCAGGTATGCGCCCTATTAACAATATTGTTGATATTACGAATTACATGATGTTGATGTATGGTCAACCAATACATGCTTTTGATTTAGATAAATTAACGAATCATGAATTACATATTCGTCGCGCAAAAAAAGATGAGCAATTAGTCACATTAGATGAGCAAACACGTCAATTACGCTCAGGGGAAGATATCGTGATTGCAACAGTTGACGAGCCTTTGATGTTAGCTGGTGTTATGGGTGGAAAAAGTTCTGAGGTTGACCGGCAAACTAAACATATTGTGCTAGAAAGTGCAGTATTTAATCCTAGCCTTATCCGTGCAACAGCACGTCGTCACAATTTACATTCAGAAGCGTCAGCACGTTTTGAACGTGGTGTTAATTGGGACAATACATTTACGGCACTAGATCATGCGGCGCAATTATCAGATGAATTGGCAGGTGGACAGATTGCTAGAGGACAAGTAGTAGCGTCAGATAGTCAGCGGTCAACTAGAACAATCGCACTTTCAACGCAACGGGTTAATCAAATTCTAGGAACAGCTTTGACCGTAAGTGATATAACAACGATTCTAGATCAACTCGCTTTTGATTATCAAACACATGACGATTATACTGAAGTAACTCTGCCAGCACGTCGCCCAGATATGGGAATTGCTGCTGATCTAATCGAAGAGATCGCACGATTGTATGGGTATGATAACCTGCCTGTGACATTACCATATGGGCAAACAACACCTGGTCAATTAACACAACAACAGCGTCAAATACGTGCTAGCCGACGCATTATGGAAAGCTTAGGCTTGAATCAAGCGATTTCTTATGTATTAACGACGCCAGAAAAGGCACAACAATTTGCTGAAAACACAACAGCAAAGTTATTAACGTTAGACTATCCAATGAGTTCAGATCGTACCACTGCTCGTCAAAATTTATTAGCAGGTTTGCTTGAAGATGTGGCCTATAATGTGAACCATTTTGTTCGTGATATTGCACTGTATGAGCAAGGACGTGTTTTTATAGCCAATGAAAAAAACGACTTACCTACTGAAGTGGAACACATTGCTGGTATTTTAACTGGTAATTATGCAACATCGACTTGGCAAGCCTCAAAAACAGATCGGTCTGTAGACTTTTATGATATTAAGGGCATCGTTTCAAATTATTTAGATCAAATAGGTGTTAATCATGTGAGATATGTTGCGACTGATCGTCACGTCAACATGCATCCTGGACAAACGGCTGATATTTATGCAGGGGAAGTTTATCTTGGGTTTGTTGGGCAACTACACCCACTGGTCACTAAAGCACAAAAACTAGCACCAGTTTTTGGATTTGAGCTAAACTTGTTTGCTGTGATGTCTCAGGTACAATTGGATGTCCACTATCACAAAGTTTCACGTTTCCCTCAAATGAGCCGTGATGCTGCATTATTAGTTAACGCAGATATTGAACATGCAACGATTGAATCACTAATTAAGCAAGTTTCGGGTGATAAACTAGTTGATATTAAGTTATTTGATGTTTATATGGGTGATAAATTACCTTCTGGAAAAAAGTCATTAGCATACACACTCACTTATCAAGATGATGATGGGACATTGCTTGAAGCTGAAGTTAACTCAGATTTTGAAAAGGTCACAACTGCCTTGATTGACGAACTTCATGTTGAAGTACGCTAATTTAATTTTTAATTTAATTTGAGTTACAATCATTTTCACTGTATAATTGAATTTGGACTATAACTTTTACAAGGAAAATTCATGGCTAAAATAATTGTACGCGGTGGCAAACGCCTCCATGGTGAGGTCACAATCGGTGGCGCAAAAAATTCGACAGTGGCATTAATACCAGCTGCTATTTTGGCTGATACACCGGTCAAATTTGATACGGTGCCACAAATTTTGGATGTCAAAAATTTGCAATTGATTTTGAATGCAATGAACGTGAAGTCAACTTTTGCAAATGGTAATTTAGACATCGATCCAACACATATTATAGAGAGTGATTTACCCAGTGGTGCGATTAAGTCATTGCGCGCCTCATATTATTTTATGGGAGCGCTCCTAGGACGCTTTAATCGTGCGACGGTAACCTTCCCCGGTGGTGATAATTTAGGTAGACGACCAATTGATCAGCACATCAAGGGCTTTGAGGCTCTTGGTGCAATAGTTACTGAAAGCGACGACATTATTCATATTGATGCAACTGAACATGGTCTCATAGGGGCACGAATTGCGTTAGATACTGTTTCCGTGGGAGCGACAATTAATATTATTTTGGCAGCTGTGCGCGCAAAAGGTCAAACAGTGATCGAAAATGCGGCACGTGAACCAGAAATTATTGATATTGCAACATTTTTAAATAATATGGGTGCCAATGTGAGAGGTGCCGGAACCGATACGATTCGAATTGCTGGTGTCCCAAGTCTTAAGGCACGTAATACGCATACTGTTATTCCAGATCGTATTGAAGCTGGTACTTACATGAGCATGGCCGCAGCGTTTGGTGATGGCGTGACAATTAAAAATGTCATACCAGAGCATTTGGAATCGTACACATCGAAATTAATTGAAATGGGCGTTAACTTAGATATTGGTGAAGATACGATTCATGTGTATAAATCAGATGATTTGAAACCGGTCAATATTAAGACAATGCCATATCCTGGATTTGCGACAGACTTACAGCAGCCAATTACGCCTTTGTTATTAATGGCTTCTGGTGAAAGTAGTATTAACGATACAATTTATCCAAAACGTGTTAAACATGTGGAGGAATTACGAAGAATGGGTGGTGACATTGATTCTGATAGGCCGGGTCATATTCGTGTCAATCATTCACCTAGATTAGTTGGCACAGACGTTGAGGCTGCTGAAATTAGGGCAGGTGCTGCCTTAATTATTGCAGCTATTATGGCTGAAGGAGAGACAATTATTAATGATGCTGATCATATTTTACGAGGGTATGATCGTATTCAAGATAAGTTAACAACCCTAGGCGCGGATATTACAATTGAAGGTATTGATCTTATTAACTTAATGCCATGATTTGTGTTCTTTAAAGTTGTTGCAATTTAATATACGTTATGCTAAACTATACTAGTTATATACTGACTCTGTTACAGAAGTATCAGGGCGCTAAGGAGAATTTATTATGCAAGCAGAAATCCATCCAAAATACCAAAAGGTTGTCTTTCTTGATGCCTCAACAGGTAAGAAGTTTTTGTCAGCTTCAACTGTAACATCAAACGACACAACTGATTTTGAAGGTGTAGAATATCCTGTTATTCGTATGGATATTACATCAGATTCACATCCATTTTACACAGGTAAGCAAAAGTTTACACAAGCAGATGGTGCGGTCGACAAGTTCAACAAGAAATTTGCTGGATTTGGCTTCAAAAACAACGAAGAACAATAATATACTTCGTTTTTATAAAAGCGTTCACTTTGGTGGACGCTTTTATTGTTAAATTATAATGAAAGAGAATATAGCAAGTGATAAATAGTTTGTTATTAATGGTACCGTAACATTACCATTGATACAAATGAATTGACCGTGTTTATCATTGCATATGTATTAAAAAATTATGGCTCGAACAATTATGCCAGTTAAGCTACACGAAAAAATAGTGGCAGAAGTTAATGATGTACGAATAGATGGTATGGGAATAGTGAATATTACACCATCATATCCGTTATACATAGCAGATGCTATTCCAGGTGAAGAGATATTATTGGAAGTGACTCAAGTTGATAAATTGTCCGGTTATGCTCGAGTGCTTGAATGGTTAAAAACGTCCGATAAACGACAAAATAGTCAACGGCAATATTTGATTGACGCTGGAACAGCACCACTTGTAAATTTAAAATATCAGGCGCAACTTGAATTAAAACAAATGCAAATTCAACGTCTGTTTGATCAACGCGGCATAGTAAGTAGTGTTGATTCAACGATTGGTATGAAAGCGCCATCGTATTATCGTAATAAAACAATTGTTCCTGTTAAATGGCAAGATGGGCATTTAACAAGTGGCTTTTATCGTCGGGGTAGCCATGAACTAGTACCTATGACAGATTATTTTGTAAATGATGCTGACATTGACAAGGCCATTATTACGGTACGTGATATATTAGAAAAATATAACATTAGCGCTTTTGACCCAGATATTGAACAAGGTGCTATGCGTTATATTATGATTCGTCGGGGTTTTTACTCACATGAACTAATGGTTGTACTAGTATCCAATCATGAAACGATTAAATTTGAAGAGAATATTATCACTGATATTTGTCAACAGTTACCCGATTTAACGAGCTTGATTTTCAATTACAGTCCTAAAAAAGAATATGTTTTATTAAGCCCAAATAATAGAACACTCTGGGGATCGGCCGCTATTCATGATACGCTATTGGGTTATGATTTTGTTATTGGTCCAAATTCCTTTTATCAAGTCAATCCACAAATGACAGAAAAATTGTATGATCTGGCGGCTCAAAAGGCCAATCTTAAAACAACTGATGTTGTTATTGATGCTTATTCAGGTATTGGAACAATTGGTATTACAGTTGCTAATCAAGTTAAACAGGTGCTGGGTGTAGAAGTTGTGCCTGGTGCCGTCGCAGATGCGCAACTTAATATTAAGGCTAATAAAATTAAAAACGCGACATATATTTTAGCCGACGCGCCTGAGCAATTTAAACGTTGGCAAGATGCTGGGCTTAAACCAGATGTTGTTTTTGTTGATCCGCCACGACGTGGATTAACTAGTCAGCTCATCCAAGCCACAGTTGACATGGGACCAGATCGTTTGGTCTATATTAGTTGCAATCCAGTTACTTTAGCGCGCGATACAGTTGAAATTCTAGAAAAAGGGTACCACCTTAGTGGCACAATTTTACCGGTAGATCAGTTTCCACAAACGTCACATATTGAAAGTATTACAGTATTTAAGAAAAGTTCTTGATACAATGTAATTATAACTAAGGGACTAATGATGATTGTTTGAGTATGTATGCTGGACAGTTACGGGTTAATTTTTGAAACAGCAGTGCTGTTATTTTGGAGTATAAATGAATTATTCAATAAAAAAAATAGGTGCCGTTTTAAGTGCCGTGACACAAGGTAATGACCAAATTAAGGTAACGGGTGTGGCGTTTAATTCGCGAGATGTTAAGATTGGTGATCTGTTTGTTGCACTAGTCGCTGATAGTGATGGTCATCGATATCTACAAGATGCCCTAGATAGAGGCGCAGCAGCCGTTTTAGTTGATGATAATCATGCTATTAGTGAGAAGCTACCTGCAATTATAGTCAAGGACACCCTAACAGCGTTACAGCAACTTGCTAGCTATTATAGACAACAAATTAACCCAAAAGTAATTGCCATTACAGGATCTAATGGTAAAACAACAACGAAGGATATGACAGCGGCAATTGTATCAACAGTGTTTAAAACATTTAAAACACCAAATAACTTCAATAACGAAATTGGCGTACCAATGACTTTGTTATCAATGCCAGAGGATACAGAGGTCTTGGTTGTTGAACTAGGAATGGATCGTTCTGGACAGCTCACGATGTTATCTCAGTTAGTTCAACCAGATATTGCAATTATTACCATGATAGGTGAGGCTCACATTGAATTTTTTAAAACACGTGCTAACATTGCCAAGGCAAAATTAGAAATTACAAATGGGCTAAAGGCAGATGGTGTGTTGTTTATTCCTTTTGATGAGCCACTTTTGACACAAGCTGTTATTATGCAAAGGGTAGTGTGGTTTGGACAAAATATTGATGCTGTGGAAACAGCATCTGACCATACAAATTTTATTTACAAAAATACTCGGTTTGCAATTCCGCTAATTGGTGGGTATAATATTATGAATGCGCTCGCAGCGATTTCAGCGGGTATCTTATTACATATTGATTTAAAAAAAGCCGTACAGGCGCTACAAACATTTGATTTGACAAAAAATCGCACAGAACGGCTCGTTACTGCTCGCGGCGTGATTTTGATTAGTGATGTCTATAACTCAAATCCAACAGCAGTGGCAGCAGTTTTGGCGACTTTAAAAGCAATACCAGCGCAACACAAGTATGTTGTTTTGGGTGATATGTTAGAATTAGGCGAACAGGCAAATGAATTACATGCTGGTTTGGGGCAAAAAGTATTAGATGCAAATGTTGATGGTGTTTATCTAGTTGGAAAATTATTCAATCAGAATATGGCACCAATGTTAAAGACACAGTTCGAATCATCGGATGTGCATCAATATACAACCGACCAATTAGCCAAATTGACCTTGGATTTACAAACGTTAGGTGAGGCGGGCGATGTGATCTTGTTAAAAGCAAGTCACGGGATCCATCTTGAAAACGTTGTTAACGCATTGATAGAATAATTTTTGTATTGGGGATGCAAAGATGAAACGAACACAACATCGTCGTATGGCATATCATACTTGGACAGGCCTTGTTTTATTGGTGATTTTACTTACTACGCTAGGCACTGGCACTATGTTTATCGTCAAACATTGGCCGATTAATCGATCAAAAATTGTGAAAAAAAGTAAGCAATCAATTGTGGCGCGTGATGATGAAAAGAGTGACCTTGATAAAGACATTTTTTTAAAAAATGATGAGTTAGCTGTTAGTTTGAATACGCAATTGAAAACGTCCGGGTACATTGGTACTGCTTTAGTGGTTCATAACAATCGTGTGATTTTGCAACAAGGTTTTGGTTATGCTGACAAAGCGCAGAATCGTTTGAATAATGCACAATCGCGTTATCAAATTGCATCTATTCAAAAGGGCTTCACTGCCACGTTAGTCATGCAGCAAATTCGTGCAGGGAAAATAAGTCTCGAAACACCATTGAGTCAGTATTATCCTAATGTGCCCAATGCTAGCAATATCACTATTCAACAGATGCTGACGATGACAAGTGGGTTAACGCAAAAAGTGAATGCTAAAACATTTACCTCAGAAGCAGATAATGTTCAATTTGACGCTAATCATACGTTATTATTAGCGTCACACAAGTGGTCTTATCAGGCAGTTAACTATCGCTTGTTAGCTGGTATTTTGATGCAAATTACGCATAAAACATATTCAGAATTGTTTAATGATTTTTTTAACAAGCATCACCATCTGAATGTGTCTGACTATAAAACATTTATAACCAATCCGCATCGAACAATTGGTTACAAGACTACTGACTATAGTCAGTTCAACAATGATAATCCTGTCGCCTATGCTACCGAAACGGGTACGGGTAACATGGCGATGACAACAGGGATGTTGTATCGTTATTATCGTTTGTTAGCAGACCATAAATTGGTTAATGAGCAGCAACTCAATGCTATGTGGCGCCCCGCCGATGGTATGAAATATGCGAGTGGCTTGTATCATTATGGCGATTACAATACAGGTCATGGTATTATTATGGGATTTGAGTCCACTATAATAGCAACAAATAATGGCCAAGATGCAGTGGTTTTATTGAGTAACGAACACGAAAAAAGTGCGGGTTGGCAGCCATTGGCTAAAGCACTTTTTGAACAAATGACAGCGATTAAGGTTGTGAAATAACTATTAATTGCTTACGCGCAAAAGAGCGCAGAGGAGAAAAATTTTGAAGTTTAGTGAATTAGGTTTGTCGCAGGATATTTTAGATGCTATTACAACACATGGTTATGTGGAAGCAACACCAATCCAAGAAAAGACAATTCCGTTAACTTTGTCTGGTAGAGATGTTATTGGACAAGCGCAAACAGGAACTGGTAAAACAGCAGCTTTCGGTTTGCCAATATTAGAACATATTGATTTAAACAATAAAAATATACAAGCATTAATTGTATCACCAACTCGTGAATTGGCTATTCAAACCGCTGATGAATTAAAGAAATTGGGTCGTGATAAGCATGTCGATGTACAGGTTGTCTTTGGTGGATCTGATATTCGTCGTCAAATCCAAAATTTGAAGTCACATCCTCAAATTCTTGTTGGTACACCAGGTCGTTTACTTGACCATATCAACCGTAAGACCGTTAAAATTGACAATGTAAAAACATTAGTATTGGACGAAGCTGATGAAATGTTAAACATGGGCTTCTTGGAAGATATTGAATCAATTATTAAGAATACCCCTGCTGATCGTCAAACACTACTATTTTCAGCAACGATGCCACCAGCAATTAAGCGCATCGGTGTTAAGTTCATGACAAATCCTGAGCATATTCAAATTGAAGCAAAAGAATTAACAACTGATTTAGTTGATCAATACTTTGTTCGTATGCGCGAAAATGAAAAGTTTGATACCATGACACGTATTTTTGATGTGCAAGCACCAAAGTTAGCGATTGTCTTTGGCCGAACAAAGCGTCGCGTTGAGGAATTATCACGTGGATTAGAAGCACGTGGTTATCATGCAGCTGGATTGCACGGTGATTTGACACAACAGATGCGTTCGCGTGTTTTGGCACAATTTAAGTCACATGAAATCAACATATTGGTTGCGACTGATGTAGCAGCACGTGGCTTAGATGTTAAAGACGTTTCCCACGTTTATAATTTTGATATTCCACAAGACCCTGAATCATATGTCCACCGTATTGGACGTACTGGACGTGCTGGAGCAAAGGGTGTGTCTGTCACACTTGTTGCGCCAAATGAAATGGATTACTTACGTGCCGTTGAAGACTTAACAAAAAAGCGTATGACAGCACTTGAACCAGCTTCTTTGCAAGAAGCACGTGTTGGTAAAATAAAGAATGCTGCGGGCGAAGTTGACCAAATTGTTAATGCTGTAGATGTTAAAGACATTCAATCAGAAGTTGATAAGTTGACGTCAAAGTATTCATCTGAACAGTTAGCAGCTGCATTATTGTCTTCTGTTGCTGATTTAGAGAAGCAAAACACACCTGTTGAAATTACACGTGAACG includes these proteins:
- the pheT gene encoding phenylalanine--tRNA ligase subunit beta produces the protein MKTSLTWLNEYLNNTINLEPAAVADLAEQVERTSVEINESTTIAKGQDGLIVAKVMRVQPHPDSDHMVIAQVNVGTSDLVQVVTGAPNIAEGQLVILATVGAHIIKHDTGELITLEKVTLRGQDSYGMLVALQEIGFDNKIAPKNFEDGIHIFTAQDHVKPGDDALVVLGMNEPVLDTDLTPNRADMLSMIGTAYEFGAMLKQKVTIPDFALVEYESLASEQITVKLDDDALAPKYALRVINNVTVTDSPLWLQKRLWNAGMRPINNIVDITNYMMLMYGQPIHAFDLDKLTNHELHIRRAKKDEQLVTLDEQTRQLRSGEDIVIATVDEPLMLAGVMGGKSSEVDRQTKHIVLESAVFNPSLIRATARRHNLHSEASARFERGVNWDNTFTALDHAAQLSDELAGGQIARGQVVASDSQRSTRTIALSTQRVNQILGTALTVSDITTILDQLAFDYQTHDDYTEVTLPARRPDMGIAADLIEEIARLYGYDNLPVTLPYGQTTPGQLTQQQRQIRASRRIMESLGLNQAISYVLTTPEKAQQFAENTTAKLLTLDYPMSSDRTTARQNLLAGLLEDVAYNVNHFVRDIALYEQGRVFIANEKNDLPTEVEHIAGILTGNYATSTWQASKTDRSVDFYDIKGIVSNYLDQIGVNHVRYVATDRHVNMHPGQTADIYAGEVYLGFVGQLHPLVTKAQKLAPVFGFELNLFAVMSQVQLDVHYHKVSRFPQMSRDAALLVNADIEHATIESLIKQVSGDKLVDIKLFDVYMGDKLPSGKKSLAYTLTYQDDDGTLLEAEVNSDFEKVTTALIDELHVEVR
- a CDS encoding UDP-N-acetylglucosamine 1-carboxyvinyltransferase; the encoded protein is MAKIIVRGGKRLHGEVTIGGAKNSTVALIPAAILADTPVKFDTVPQILDVKNLQLILNAMNVKSTFANGNLDIDPTHIIESDLPSGAIKSLRASYYFMGALLGRFNRATVTFPGGDNLGRRPIDQHIKGFEALGAIVTESDDIIHIDATEHGLIGARIALDTVSVGATINIILAAVRAKGQTVIENAAREPEIIDIATFLNNMGANVRGAGTDTIRIAGVPSLKARNTHTVIPDRIEAGTYMSMAAAFGDGVTIKNVIPEHLESYTSKLIEMGVNLDIGEDTIHVYKSDDLKPVNIKTMPYPGFATDLQQPITPLLLMASGESSINDTIYPKRVKHVEELRRMGGDIDSDRPGHIRVNHSPRLVGTDVEAAEIRAGAALIIAAIMAEGETIINDADHILRGYDRIQDKLTTLGADITIEGIDLINLMP
- a CDS encoding type B 50S ribosomal protein L31; translated protein: MQAEIHPKYQKVVFLDASTGKKFLSASTVTSNDTTDFEGVEYPVIRMDITSDSHPFYTGKQKFTQADGAVDKFNKKFAGFGFKNNEEQ
- the rlmD gene encoding 23S rRNA (uracil(1939)-C(5))-methyltransferase RlmD, which produces MARTIMPVKLHEKIVAEVNDVRIDGMGIVNITPSYPLYIADAIPGEEILLEVTQVDKLSGYARVLEWLKTSDKRQNSQRQYLIDAGTAPLVNLKYQAQLELKQMQIQRLFDQRGIVSSVDSTIGMKAPSYYRNKTIVPVKWQDGHLTSGFYRRGSHELVPMTDYFVNDADIDKAIITVRDILEKYNISAFDPDIEQGAMRYIMIRRGFYSHELMVVLVSNHETIKFEENIITDICQQLPDLTSLIFNYSPKKEYVLLSPNNRTLWGSAAIHDTLLGYDFVIGPNSFYQVNPQMTEKLYDLAAQKANLKTTDVVIDAYSGIGTIGITVANQVKQVLGVEVVPGAVADAQLNIKANKIKNATYILADAPEQFKRWQDAGLKPDVVFVDPPRRGLTSQLIQATVDMGPDRLVYISCNPVTLARDTVEILEKGYHLSGTILPVDQFPQTSHIESITVFKKSS
- a CDS encoding UDP-N-acetylmuramoyl-tripeptide--D-alanyl-D-alanine ligase — its product is MNYSIKKIGAVLSAVTQGNDQIKVTGVAFNSRDVKIGDLFVALVADSDGHRYLQDALDRGAAAVLVDDNHAISEKLPAIIVKDTLTALQQLASYYRQQINPKVIAITGSNGKTTTKDMTAAIVSTVFKTFKTPNNFNNEIGVPMTLLSMPEDTEVLVVELGMDRSGQLTMLSQLVQPDIAIITMIGEAHIEFFKTRANIAKAKLEITNGLKADGVLFIPFDEPLLTQAVIMQRVVWFGQNIDAVETASDHTNFIYKNTRFAIPLIGGYNIMNALAAISAGILLHIDLKKAVQALQTFDLTKNRTERLVTARGVILISDVYNSNPTAVAAVLATLKAIPAQHKYVVLGDMLELGEQANELHAGLGQKVLDANVDGVYLVGKLFNQNMAPMLKTQFESSDVHQYTTDQLAKLTLDLQTLGEAGDVILLKASHGIHLENVVNALIE
- a CDS encoding serine hydrolase domain-containing protein, coding for MKRTQHRRMAYHTWTGLVLLVILLTTLGTGTMFIVKHWPINRSKIVKKSKQSIVARDDEKSDLDKDIFLKNDELAVSLNTQLKTSGYIGTALVVHNNRVILQQGFGYADKAQNRLNNAQSRYQIASIQKGFTATLVMQQIRAGKISLETPLSQYYPNVPNASNITIQQMLTMTSGLTQKVNAKTFTSEADNVQFDANHTLLLASHKWSYQAVNYRLLAGILMQITHKTYSELFNDFFNKHHHLNVSDYKTFITNPHRTIGYKTTDYSQFNNDNPVAYATETGTGNMAMTTGMLYRYYRLLADHKLVNEQQLNAMWRPADGMKYASGLYHYGDYNTGHGIIMGFESTIIATNNGQDAVVLLSNEHEKSAGWQPLAKALFEQMTAIKVVK
- a CDS encoding DEAD/DEAH box helicase, producing MKFSELGLSQDILDAITTHGYVEATPIQEKTIPLTLSGRDVIGQAQTGTGKTAAFGLPILEHIDLNNKNIQALIVSPTRELAIQTADELKKLGRDKHVDVQVVFGGSDIRRQIQNLKSHPQILVGTPGRLLDHINRKTVKIDNVKTLVLDEADEMLNMGFLEDIESIIKNTPADRQTLLFSATMPPAIKRIGVKFMTNPEHIQIEAKELTTDLVDQYFVRMRENEKFDTMTRIFDVQAPKLAIVFGRTKRRVEELSRGLEARGYHAAGLHGDLTQQMRSRVLAQFKSHEINILVATDVAARGLDVKDVSHVYNFDIPQDPESYVHRIGRTGRAGAKGVSVTLVAPNEMDYLRAVEDLTKKRMTALEPASLQEARVGKIKNAAGEVDQIVNAVDVKDIQSEVDKLTSKYSSEQLAAALLSSVADLEKQNTPVEITRERPLPRRRGGSGGSRNGGGDRRRGGNGGGYRGNRDRRGNGESSRNGGGQRRSGRDGGSASSERRFGDYKRRDGRSTERHSNGGAPRQRREFTVREKD